A region of Salirhabdus salicampi DNA encodes the following proteins:
- a CDS encoding S8 family serine peptidase, translating into MKKYLFVVGICVVTFISACQKSDQFGDLSKSDVLNIVEKEAEVEQWIQERVQVGKREGYLRTSSSDEAEGEIFEQTIVEEGEDYAVYYRSSIEEDASSSLKVTVNGNNEQISVVEGKMVNILFEGDVDRQLIEELDGTIVNEAESISMVTAIVPEENIRQLEHEEQVQDVEEDMIVKIKEQQIDWGITRINGPLAWRSNFTGKGVKVAVVDTGIAPHEDLVISGGKSFVGYTDSHVDDNGHGTHVAGIIGAKNNNTGIVGVAPDSLLYSVKVLDESGNGYLSNLVSGIDWAITNKMDIINLSVGTDFGASSLKAAVDKAYNNGIILVAAAGNDGAGNGDTVDYPARYDSVIAVSATNTDNNIASFSSIGNTVEVAAPGSRILSTHLNNTYQTSSGTSMASPFVAGHLALIKEANLSLTVQQMRKIVQQNVHDLGSGGRDDLFGYGLIQTSYGINLYGTNRYETSVRVSKFGWPDRADTIVLGRGDIPVDALTGSVLARQQNAPLLLTKRDELPSSIRNEIARINPSTVYLLGGEGAISASIADHLRENGYEVIRVAGTSRYETSVRIAEQVPQGTSVIIATGNATSPDALSIAPYAGMNQIPILFSSPNGLTTEVLTFINERKPLEAFIIGGEGAVPSIVEEQLRNAGVLTIERIAGTNRYETSLAIANRFQDEYNNQDIYFSSGKSFIDALPGSPIAAINNAPLLLVDHQVGAMGEINTWVNNRNANRAQLSFLGGYGVLPIEVRALLQNK; encoded by the coding sequence GTGAAAAAATATCTATTTGTCGTTGGAATATGTGTCGTAACATTTATAAGTGCATGTCAAAAGAGCGACCAATTCGGAGATTTATCAAAATCAGATGTGTTAAATATTGTAGAAAAAGAAGCTGAAGTAGAACAATGGATACAAGAGCGGGTGCAGGTTGGCAAGAGGGAAGGATATTTACGAACGAGCAGCAGTGATGAGGCCGAAGGTGAAATATTTGAACAAACCATTGTCGAAGAAGGAGAAGATTATGCTGTCTACTATCGTTCCAGTATTGAAGAAGATGCTTCCAGTTCATTAAAAGTTACGGTAAATGGCAATAATGAACAAATCTCCGTTGTTGAAGGTAAGATGGTCAATATTTTATTTGAAGGAGACGTTGACCGTCAATTAATTGAGGAATTGGATGGAACAATTGTAAACGAGGCGGAATCGATTTCGATGGTAACAGCAATTGTGCCAGAAGAAAATATTAGACAATTAGAGCATGAAGAACAAGTGCAAGATGTAGAAGAGGATATGATTGTTAAAATTAAAGAACAACAAATTGATTGGGGAATTACCAGAATTAATGGGCCCTTAGCATGGCGATCAAATTTTACCGGAAAAGGGGTTAAAGTAGCTGTAGTAGATACAGGTATTGCCCCTCATGAAGATTTAGTGATTAGTGGAGGAAAGTCTTTTGTAGGATATACCGATTCCCATGTTGACGATAACGGCCATGGTACTCATGTAGCTGGTATTATCGGTGCGAAGAATAACAACACTGGAATAGTTGGCGTTGCCCCAGATTCGCTATTGTATAGTGTGAAAGTGTTAGACGAAAGTGGGAATGGCTATTTATCCAATTTGGTTTCTGGTATTGATTGGGCAATCACAAATAAAATGGATATTATTAATTTAAGTGTAGGAACGGACTTTGGAGCAAGCTCTTTGAAGGCAGCAGTTGATAAAGCTTACAATAATGGAATCATACTAGTTGCGGCTGCAGGAAATGACGGAGCAGGAAACGGGGATACAGTGGATTATCCGGCTCGATACGATTCAGTTATAGCTGTTAGTGCGACAAATACAGATAATAATATTGCAAGTTTCTCCTCCATTGGGAATACAGTTGAAGTGGCAGCTCCAGGAAGTCGGATATTAAGTACCCATTTAAATAACACCTATCAAACATCTAGTGGAACATCGATGGCTTCACCATTTGTCGCTGGTCATCTGGCACTCATTAAAGAGGCAAATCTAAGTTTAACCGTTCAACAAATGCGCAAAATTGTTCAACAAAATGTTCATGATTTAGGAAGTGGAGGGCGAGATGACCTTTTTGGATATGGGTTGATTCAAACTTCCTATGGCATCAACTTATATGGGACTAATCGCTACGAAACAAGTGTACGAGTTTCTAAATTTGGTTGGCCTGATAGGGCAGATACGATCGTTTTAGGTAGAGGTGATATTCCAGTTGATGCTCTAACAGGCAGTGTGTTAGCAAGGCAGCAAAATGCTCCATTGCTATTAACCAAACGGGATGAACTACCAAGTAGCATTCGTAACGAGATTGCCAGGATCAATCCAAGTACTGTTTATTTGCTAGGGGGAGAAGGAGCCATTTCGGCTTCAATTGCTGATCACTTAAGGGAAAATGGTTATGAAGTAATTCGAGTTGCAGGAACAAGTCGTTATGAAACTTCAGTGCGTATTGCTGAACAGGTGCCTCAAGGTACTTCTGTTATCATCGCTACTGGAAACGCAACATCACCAGACGCACTATCAATTGCTCCGTATGCCGGAATGAATCAAATACCGATTTTATTTTCAAGTCCTAACGGTTTAACGACTGAAGTACTTACATTTATCAATGAACGAAAACCTCTTGAAGCATTCATTATTGGTGGTGAAGGGGCCGTTCCGAGCATCGTTGAAGAGCAACTACGTAATGCTGGTGTATTAACCATTGAACGAATTGCAGGGACGAACCGATACGAAACGAGTTTGGCAATTGCTAATCGTTTTCAAGATGAATATAATAATCAAGATATTTATTTTTCAAGTGGTAAAAGTTTTATTGATGCTCTGCCTGGGTCACCAATTGCTGCAATAAATAATGCACCACTATTGTTAGTAGACCACCAAGTAGGAGCGATGGGGGAGATCAATACATGGGTAAATAATAGAAATGCCAATAGAGCACAATTATCCTTTCTAGGCGGTTACGGTGTGCTCCCGATTGAAGTTCGTGCACTATTACAGAACAAATAA
- a CDS encoding NAD(P)/FAD-dependent oxidoreductase, with product MYDVAVIGAGPSGASAAIFLAKAGKKTLLVDHGKSITKKAWIKNHYGIKEIDGPELLETGMQQAKALGAELKTDEVESISHEGHHYIVKMGKHEYEAKHILLATGLSVALGESLGLKIVDAQEPRVAKNIKVDQQGKTNKKNVWAAGTVAGESVHTIITAGHGAKVAVNIISELNSERYVDHDILQNKD from the coding sequence ATTTATGATGTAGCAGTGATTGGTGCAGGTCCATCAGGAGCAAGTGCTGCCATTTTTCTTGCAAAAGCAGGCAAAAAGACATTACTCGTCGACCATGGGAAAAGCATAACTAAAAAAGCATGGATTAAAAATCATTACGGTATTAAAGAGATTGATGGTCCTGAACTATTAGAAACTGGTATGCAACAAGCGAAAGCATTAGGTGCCGAGCTAAAGACAGATGAAGTAGAGTCCATCAGCCATGAAGGTCATCACTATATTGTGAAAATGGGGAAGCATGAATACGAAGCAAAACATATTTTATTAGCTACAGGCCTATCAGTAGCACTAGGAGAAAGCTTAGGTCTAAAGATTGTTGATGCACAAGAACCGCGAGTGGCGAAAAACATTAAAGTCGATCAACAAGGAAAAACGAACAAAAAAAATGTTTGGGCTGCTGGAACTGTTGCAGGTGAAAGTGTCCACACAATCATTACGGCTGGACACGGTGCTAAAGTTGCCGTCAATATTATTAGTGAGTTAAATAGTGAACGTTATGTAGATCATGACATTTTACAAAACAAAGATTAA
- a CDS encoding MFS transporter yields MSETPSNHDNEIYIENPKGLIVALCMVLMFSVMNGTMFNIAIPDIANAFDLMPSEVSWVMTGYIMIYAIGALTYGKLADFYPFKTLITFGLSVFFIGSLFGFFAQSYAMVLVARVIQAVGASMLPALVFLAPIRYFPKERGKILGIISSVMAFASGIGPIIGGLIAGSLSWEYLFLTSSLIIISLPFLRKNFPHEEKKEAKVDFIGAFFIGGTVSTLLIGITMGIGTAFIGTVLLLFLFLWRSKTAANPFVPPHLFKNRNYVITVITSFFSIFCLFGMMFTLPIMLRDVHALTTMGIGLVMFPGAMSAALIGQKGGRLVDEKGSRLVLIATLILLSVGLLIISVVAGLSVFIISACMILVMMNFPLVQASSADLLANILPKEETGVGMGVFNLMNFVAGALSGALIGKALDIHRPEQSINILAQSGASAAYSDIFLVLMVIIIGSMLLFRTVYTKNEATEP; encoded by the coding sequence ATGAGTGAAACACCAAGTAACCATGATAATGAAATATATATAGAAAATCCAAAAGGTCTTATTGTTGCCCTTTGCATGGTACTTATGTTTTCCGTTATGAACGGTACTATGTTTAATATTGCAATCCCAGATATCGCAAATGCTTTCGACTTAATGCCCTCTGAAGTTAGTTGGGTTATGACGGGATATATTATGATTTATGCAATTGGTGCTCTAACCTATGGAAAGCTTGCAGATTTTTACCCGTTTAAAACGTTAATTACATTCGGTTTATCAGTGTTTTTCATTGGTTCGTTGTTCGGATTTTTTGCCCAGTCCTATGCGATGGTTTTAGTGGCTCGTGTCATACAAGCGGTGGGTGCGTCTATGTTACCTGCACTTGTTTTTTTAGCGCCCATTCGTTATTTTCCAAAAGAAAGAGGGAAAATACTCGGAATCATATCATCGGTAATGGCGTTTGCATCTGGAATTGGACCAATTATTGGTGGATTAATTGCCGGATCCCTCAGCTGGGAATACTTATTTTTAACATCTTCCCTAATTATTATTTCATTACCGTTTTTACGTAAAAACTTCCCCCATGAAGAGAAAAAAGAGGCAAAGGTAGATTTCATAGGAGCGTTCTTTATTGGTGGGACGGTCTCTACGTTGTTAATAGGCATAACGATGGGAATCGGTACAGCCTTTATCGGTACTGTCCTATTGTTATTTTTATTCCTTTGGCGATCTAAAACAGCGGCAAATCCTTTTGTGCCTCCCCACTTATTTAAAAATCGAAATTATGTCATAACTGTTATAACGAGCTTCTTTAGTATTTTTTGTTTGTTCGGAATGATGTTTACATTACCGATTATGTTACGTGATGTTCATGCTTTAACAACAATGGGGATTGGCCTAGTGATGTTCCCAGGCGCAATGAGCGCGGCGTTAATTGGACAAAAAGGTGGCCGGTTAGTAGACGAAAAAGGGAGTCGTCTTGTTTTAATTGCAACATTAATTTTGTTAAGTGTTGGACTATTGATCATTTCCGTCGTGGCTGGTTTAAGTGTGTTTATTATAAGTGCATGTATGATTCTTGTTATGATGAACTTTCCACTAGTTCAAGCATCTTCAGCAGATTTACTTGCGAACATTTTACCTAAGGAAGAAACAGGGGTTGGGATGGGGGTATTCAATTTAATGAATTTTGTAGCTGGGGCACTAAGTGGTGCTCTTATTGGAAAAGCATTAGATATCCATCGTCCAGAACAATCCATTAATATATTGGCTCAAAGTGGAGCTTCCGCTGCTTATAGCGATATTTTCCTCGTGTTAATGGTTATTATCATCGGCTCTATGCTACTTTTCCGAACCGTTTATACCAAAAATGAAGCAACCGAACCTTAA
- the cysK gene encoding cysteine synthase A, whose translation MRVVHNIAELIGDTPLVKLQKLAPEGGADIYLKLEMYNPSRSVKDRAAFNMLLEAEKSGDLKPGATIVEPTSGNTGIGLAMNAAARGYKSIIVMPDSATKERINLLKAYGAKVVLTPSDKKMPGAIEKAKELIKDIPNSFMPMQFENTANADAHRHTTAREIIEAMDEIGKPLSAFVATAGTGGTVTGTGEELKKHFPNLTIHVAEPAGSPVLSGGKPGKHKLVGTSPGFIPDILNQEVYDEIFQIKDEDAYDITRRLAREEGILVGASAGASCYAAIQVAKRKSPGDVIIAIAPDTGERYLSGDLFQFDE comes from the coding sequence ATGCGCGTTGTCCATAACATCGCAGAATTAATTGGTGATACACCTCTAGTCAAATTACAAAAGTTAGCACCCGAAGGCGGTGCAGATATTTATTTGAAACTTGAAATGTACAATCCTAGCCGGAGTGTCAAAGACAGGGCAGCCTTTAACATGTTATTAGAAGCAGAAAAATCTGGTGACTTAAAACCAGGCGCCACGATTGTAGAACCAACTAGCGGAAATACTGGGATCGGATTAGCTATGAATGCTGCTGCCCGTGGATATAAATCCATCATCGTTATGCCTGATAGTGCAACAAAAGAGCGGATTAACTTATTAAAAGCTTACGGTGCAAAAGTTGTGTTAACTCCATCAGACAAGAAGATGCCAGGTGCCATTGAAAAAGCGAAAGAGTTAATAAAAGACATTCCGAACAGCTTTATGCCAATGCAGTTCGAAAACACAGCAAACGCAGATGCACACCGACACACAACAGCTCGAGAAATCATTGAAGCGATGGATGAAATCGGCAAACCCCTCTCCGCATTTGTTGCGACTGCAGGGACAGGCGGAACAGTAACAGGGACAGGAGAAGAGTTAAAGAAACATTTCCCAAACTTAACAATACATGTAGCTGAACCAGCAGGTTCACCAGTATTATCTGGTGGAAAACCAGGGAAACACAAACTTGTGGGTACAAGCCCTGGCTTTATTCCTGACATTCTAAATCAGGAAGTATATGACGAAATATTTCAAATAAAAGATGAAGATGCTTATGACATCACGAGAAGACTTGCACGTGAGGAAGGCATCTTAGTTGGTGCTTCTGCCGGTGCTTCTTGTTATGCTGCGATTCAGGTAGCAAAACGAAAATCACCAGGTGATGTTATTATCGCAATTGCACCAGATACCGGTGAACGCTATTTATCTGGTGACCTATTTCAGTTTGATGAGTAA
- a CDS encoding SDR family NAD(P)-dependent oxidoreductase, which yields MSFENDTVIITGGANGIGKGLAYTYANKQATVILIDIDKQNGMKVANELRTVHDRIFFYECDIRNPNDIEATVHSILGEVDVPTILINNAGISAFQNLFDVTVEQWDNVINTNLRSVFLWSQKMAHIWKDLQIKGRIVNIASTRAYMSEKDSEAYAATKGGIVALTHSLAMSLSPYYIRVNSISPGWIETNQYDKLRDIDHEQHPSRRVGKPSDIGKSCLYLTDVQNDFVNGEDIVVDGGMTRKMIYEH from the coding sequence TTGAGTTTCGAAAATGACACAGTCATCATTACAGGTGGTGCAAACGGAATCGGTAAAGGCCTTGCCTATACATATGCAAATAAGCAAGCCACTGTTATTTTAATCGATATTGATAAACAGAATGGGATGAAAGTGGCGAATGAATTGCGTACAGTTCATGATCGGATATTTTTTTACGAATGTGATATTCGTAATCCAAACGATATTGAGGCGACAGTACACTCCATCTTAGGAGAGGTTGACGTCCCTACTATCTTAATCAATAATGCCGGCATCAGTGCCTTTCAAAACCTATTCGATGTCACCGTTGAACAATGGGATAATGTGATAAACACAAATTTACGTAGTGTATTTTTATGGTCTCAAAAAATGGCTCACATTTGGAAGGATCTGCAGATAAAAGGCAGAATTGTCAATATTGCATCAACGAGAGCCTATATGTCTGAAAAAGATTCAGAAGCTTATGCTGCGACCAAAGGAGGCATTGTCGCCCTTACACATAGCTTGGCCATGTCCTTATCTCCATATTACATACGAGTAAACTCTATTAGCCCTGGGTGGATAGAAACGAATCAATATGATAAATTACGGGATATAGATCATGAGCAACATCCGTCTAGACGGGTTGGAAAACCTAGCGATATCGGAAAATCTTGTTTATACTTAACTGATGTGCAAAATGATTTTGTCAATGGTGAAGATATCGTCGTTGACGGGGGTATGACACGAAAAATGATTTACGAACATTAA
- a CDS encoding HD domain-containing protein, producing MRKVTLLNIFEHRITQKYLRRSGINHAVSTAYHAFRLAVENRVEVDMATKAAFLHDIGHYEWYRDGKWDYDEYRKHDIHAIKGAERAHKLLIRLGENRKVAKEISLAVLLHTDSYLPFSVESSRTPLQEVVAKADEMDEQPGGQHHYKQMDIEDAKHHIKRLDDKIEQYLEENERVTG from the coding sequence TTGCGGAAGGTTACGTTATTAAACATTTTTGAACATCGCATAACCCAAAAATACTTACGACGATCTGGAATTAATCATGCTGTGTCCACTGCATATCACGCCTTCCGCCTTGCGGTTGAGAATAGGGTGGAAGTAGATATGGCAACAAAAGCCGCTTTTTTACATGATATTGGTCATTATGAGTGGTACCGTGATGGGAAATGGGATTATGATGAATATCGTAAACACGACATTCATGCTATAAAGGGGGCCGAAAGAGCTCATAAGCTTTTAATTCGATTAGGGGAAAACCGAAAAGTAGCAAAAGAAATTTCTTTGGCCGTCCTACTCCATACGGATTCATATTTACCGTTTTCGGTAGAATCGTCCCGTACCCCCCTTCAAGAAGTTGTTGCTAAGGCAGATGAAATGGACGAACAGCCTGGGGGACAGCACCATTATAAGCAAATGGATATTGAAGATGCGAAACATCATATAAAACGGTTGGATGATAAAATTGAACAATACTTAGAAGAAAACGAACGTGTAACAGGGTAA
- a CDS encoding YwpF-like family protein has protein sequence MKTFKLVSMDLLEKMGDELHVRPIELLDGLIINREDDGNQWLVEAYMDKKYFRIFRDCQEDDREILMQVKITKKTNPPATVLTRVVSLNDIGEHMNVLCIGKLVDRKQEQVEQMLQELIEEGYQGEELLEMFKKRNKKAQGTSS, from the coding sequence ATGAAAACCTTTAAACTTGTCTCAATGGACTTGTTAGAAAAAATGGGGGACGAATTACATGTACGGCCAATTGAATTGCTTGACGGTTTAATTATTAACCGTGAAGATGATGGGAACCAGTGGTTGGTAGAAGCGTACATGGACAAAAAATATTTTCGTATTTTTCGGGATTGCCAGGAAGACGATCGTGAAATCCTAATGCAAGTGAAAATTACGAAAAAGACAAACCCTCCAGCAACGGTCTTAACAAGGGTAGTGTCTCTTAACGATATTGGTGAACATATGAATGTCTTGTGTATTGGCAAATTAGTCGACAGAAAACAGGAACAAGTTGAACAAATGTTACAAGAGTTAATCGAAGAAGGTTATCAAGGTGAAGAATTATTGGAAATGTTTAAAAAACGTAACAAAAAAGCACAAGGAACGTCATCCTAA
- a CDS encoding TrkH family potassium uptake protein: MYKQARLSSWLQQRTPFQTIALFYAGAVTLAVLLLSLPIGHRPDAEFTMLDIIFTSVSAVSVTGLSTISIVDTFNEIGVFFLAFVLQFGGIGIMTLGTFIWLLIGKKIGLKERQLIMADQNQTSFQGVVKLIKGILSLVLLIELLGFLILSTYFLRYFPTWQEAFYQGFFASVSATTNAGFDITGQSLIPFSNDYFVQFIHILLIILGAIGFPVLIEVKQYLFSSVEDRKFMRFSLFTKVTTFTYFVLVIVGFVLLLVMEWNHFYADKTWHEKVFYSLFQSTTSRSGGLSTMDVSLYTEQSQLVLTALMFIGGSPSSVGGGIRTTTFALVIIFILTFARGSQNVSVFRREIHHEDLFRAVVVTLMAIITYFIAVVLLSIVEEFSLISIMFEVASAFGTCGLSMGITPELTTLSKIILMMLMFIGRIGILTFLFTFKNERTKGTYHYPKEKIIIG, encoded by the coding sequence ATGTATAAACAGGCACGGCTATCAAGTTGGCTTCAACAACGAACACCTTTTCAAACAATCGCACTGTTCTATGCAGGGGCAGTAACATTAGCGGTTTTGTTATTGAGTTTACCGATAGGGCATCGACCCGACGCCGAGTTTACGATGTTAGATATTATATTTACGTCGGTTAGTGCAGTAAGTGTAACCGGTCTATCAACCATTTCGATTGTTGATACGTTTAATGAAATTGGGGTATTCTTTTTAGCATTTGTCCTGCAATTCGGTGGAATTGGTATTATGACCTTAGGGACGTTTATATGGCTATTAATTGGAAAGAAAATTGGGTTAAAAGAACGTCAGCTTATTATGGCAGACCAAAACCAAACATCATTCCAAGGCGTTGTGAAATTAATTAAAGGAATTCTTTCTTTAGTTTTACTAATTGAATTATTAGGGTTTCTCATTTTAAGTACGTACTTTTTACGCTATTTTCCTACTTGGCAGGAAGCTTTTTACCAAGGGTTCTTCGCATCTGTAAGTGCGACGACAAATGCAGGATTTGACATTACTGGTCAATCATTAATCCCATTTAGCAATGATTATTTTGTTCAATTTATTCACATTCTTTTGATTATTTTAGGAGCTATTGGCTTTCCTGTTTTAATTGAAGTGAAACAATACCTATTCTCATCTGTAGAAGATCGGAAATTTATGCGTTTCTCTTTATTTACGAAAGTAACCACTTTTACATATTTCGTTCTCGTAATTGTTGGCTTTGTTTTACTACTCGTTATGGAGTGGAATCATTTTTATGCTGATAAAACATGGCATGAAAAAGTTTTTTATAGCCTTTTTCAGTCGACAACCTCCAGAAGTGGAGGATTATCGACAATGGATGTAAGTCTTTATACGGAGCAATCACAACTCGTTCTCACGGCATTAATGTTTATTGGAGGGTCACCTAGTAGTGTAGGTGGAGGAATTCGTACAACAACCTTCGCGTTAGTAATTATTTTTATATTGACCTTCGCCAGAGGGAGTCAAAATGTTTCCGTGTTTAGAAGGGAAATTCATCATGAAGATTTATTTAGGGCGGTTGTAGTAACGTTAATGGCGATTATCACGTATTTCATTGCTGTCGTGTTACTATCAATTGTCGAAGAATTTTCTCTTATTTCTATTATGTTTGAGGTTGCATCAGCCTTTGGAACTTGTGGACTTTCCATGGGTATTACACCAGAGTTAACGACATTATCAAAGATAATTTTAATGATGTTAATGTTTATCGGACGAATTGGAATTTTAACCTTTTTGTTTACATTTAAGAACGAGAGGACAAAGGGTACCTATCACTATCCGAAAGAAAAAATCATTATCGGTTAA
- a CDS encoding sensor domain-containing protein: protein MAHDASESSNHLPVPKWFLDEITDPILFINLHGTVVYANDQACYLLNIKSDGTDTIAHLIDMKAVEKRESTSFFMNKQHDKNALLQVKSIKAGHLYCLFLQPLNEEKDHLYRTLNQLMSDTDEGMVIHDNGQIIDCDRSFANMFGYSRELLVKKQIHDIIHSKHYIELNPDQHENRPYIGKGRKCNGETIYLEISPQPFPFEDKMLSIIVVRDVTERIINEQHIEFMAYYDELTDLPNRNFFHKTLSEAMSECKEEHGKLAVHFMDIDYFKQINDTLGYQFGDQLLKACANRLKGLLDSNNFIARMSGDEFLILQRNITTEEDAEHFAENIIAAFQEPIRVEGFELYTSVSIGISLFPENGSTPNDLIKHADSAMYVIKEKQRNHYKLFESSITENFKEMLTIENELHKAIKEKQFSLHYQPQIDIKQKKLIGFEALLRWNHPKKGNISPNIFIPLAEKTGLIKELGEWVVEEACRQNKKWQDKGYPPVKVSVNMSVKQFLQKNLVEKVGNILEKTNLEPKYLEMEITESMAMANEEYILETLSGLHKLGIQVSIDDFGTGYSSLKYISQFPLCKLKIDQLFIREGRGQNEAIVKWIINMSHSLNMKVVAEGVETKEQLEFLKNEKCDEMQGFYFSKPVCATKAESFFSRKYAI from the coding sequence ATGGCTCATGATGCAAGTGAATCAAGCAATCATCTTCCAGTACCAAAATGGTTTCTAGACGAAATAACAGACCCAATTTTGTTCATAAATTTGCATGGTACGGTTGTTTATGCGAATGATCAGGCTTGTTACTTGCTAAATATTAAGTCAGATGGAACAGATACAATTGCACATTTAATTGATATGAAAGCGGTCGAAAAGAGAGAGAGCACTAGTTTTTTTATGAATAAACAACATGACAAAAATGCACTGTTACAAGTGAAAAGTATTAAAGCAGGTCATCTGTATTGCTTATTTTTGCAGCCTTTAAATGAAGAAAAAGATCATTTGTACCGCACGTTAAATCAACTTATGAGTGATACTGATGAAGGCATGGTAATTCATGATAACGGCCAAATTATTGATTGTGATCGTTCTTTTGCCAACATGTTCGGATATAGCCGTGAGCTTTTAGTAAAAAAGCAAATACATGATATTATTCATTCAAAGCATTATATTGAATTGAACCCGGATCAACATGAGAATCGTCCATATATTGGGAAAGGGAGAAAGTGTAATGGAGAAACCATCTACTTAGAAATTTCTCCTCAACCGTTCCCGTTTGAGGATAAGATGCTGTCGATTATTGTGGTACGGGATGTAACAGAGCGTATCATTAACGAACAACATATTGAATTTATGGCTTATTATGATGAATTAACCGATTTACCGAATCGAAACTTCTTTCATAAAACATTGTCAGAAGCGATGTCAGAATGTAAAGAAGAGCATGGTAAATTAGCCGTTCATTTTATGGATATTGATTATTTTAAACAAATTAATGATACACTAGGTTATCAATTTGGTGATCAACTACTTAAAGCATGTGCAAACCGACTAAAAGGGCTGCTTGATAGCAACAACTTTATTGCGAGGATGAGTGGAGACGAATTTCTTATATTGCAACGTAATATTACTACGGAAGAAGATGCAGAGCACTTTGCGGAAAACATAATTGCAGCTTTCCAAGAGCCAATTCGGGTAGAAGGGTTTGAACTTTACACATCCGTTAGTATCGGAATTAGTTTGTTTCCTGAAAACGGGTCAACGCCAAATGATTTAATTAAACATGCCGATTCGGCTATGTATGTAATTAAAGAAAAACAACGCAATCATTATAAATTGTTTGAGTCTTCCATTACCGAAAACTTTAAAGAAATGTTAACAATTGAAAATGAATTGCACAAAGCCATTAAGGAAAAGCAATTTTCCCTTCATTACCAACCTCAAATCGATATAAAACAAAAAAAGTTAATCGGTTTTGAAGCGTTGTTAAGGTGGAATCATCCGAAAAAAGGAAACATTTCACCAAATATATTTATCCCATTAGCCGAAAAGACAGGTTTGATCAAGGAACTTGGTGAATGGGTGGTTGAAGAAGCATGCAGACAGAATAAAAAATGGCAAGATAAAGGTTATCCACCGGTGAAAGTTAGTGTGAATATGTCTGTGAAGCAATTTCTCCAAAAAAACCTGGTGGAGAAGGTTGGAAATATCTTAGAAAAAACAAATTTAGAACCAAAGTATTTAGAAATGGAAATTACGGAAAGTATGGCGATGGCCAATGAGGAATATATTTTGGAGACGCTAAGCGGTTTACATAAACTGGGCATTCAAGTTTCCATTGATGACTTTGGAACAGGGTACTCATCGTTGAAATATATAAGTCAGTTTCCACTATGTAAATTAAAAATTGATCAATTATTTATTCGTGAAGGACGGGGACAAAATGAAGCAATCGTTAAGTGGATTATCAATATGTCTCACTCTTTAAATATGAAAGTTGTTGCTGAAGGTGTAGAAACAAAAGAACAGTTAGAGTTTTTAAAAAACGAAAAGTGCGATGAAATGCAAGGATTTTATTTTAGTAAACCTGTCTGTGCTACGAAAGCAGAATCCTTTTTTTCGAGAAAATATGCCATATAA
- a CDS encoding DUF1259 domain-containing protein, which yields MKRLCRRFARILDGQGSVTENGVCVVERSRNLRFTIEGIPTRSPLVVPQLFSFERKGRTFLNLGETVVLQREVNPLLRELKRRDITVTALHNHWLFEEPRAMYLHFQSTDDDPITFAKKVAESFRVLEH from the coding sequence ATGAAACGTTTATGTCGCCGTTTTGCTAGAATATTAGACGGTCAAGGTAGTGTAACGGAAAATGGAGTGTGTGTAGTAGAACGTTCACGTAATTTACGTTTTACAATTGAGGGGATTCCAACTCGTTCTCCACTCGTTGTTCCACAACTATTCTCGTTCGAACGAAAAGGACGCACATTTTTAAACTTAGGTGAAACGGTAGTATTACAGCGTGAAGTGAACCCACTTTTACGGGAATTAAAAAGAAGAGACATTACCGTTACAGCATTACACAACCATTGGTTGTTTGAAGAGCCTCGCGCAATGTATTTACATTTCCAATCTACTGACGATGATCCCATTACATTCGCGAAAAAAGTAGCTGAATCTTTTCGTGTCCTTGAACATTAA